Proteins from a single region of Lampris incognitus isolate fLamInc1 chromosome 16, fLamInc1.hap2, whole genome shotgun sequence:
- the zfp36l1a gene encoding mRNA decay activator protein ZFP36L1a yields the protein MTTPVGSPFFDFEVMNKNHKLLNYNNNLGAPHPLSVPCTGTNVPISNPAGALLDRKAVGTPSVGGVYQRRHSVSSTKFNQNHNQFLNSLKAADHASLISGVGNASNNKENRLRDRSFSETGERLLHKCLGPASPTTSGSGNSQVNSSRYKTELCRPFEENGACKYGDKCQFAHGIHELRSLSRHPKYKTELCRTFHTIGFCPYGPRCHFIHNAEERRGPPPLSSSNKMERPRLQHSYSFAGFPSSGGLRDSPTSVTPPPMFFPDEVPEWPSSNPFTYSSQELANLFGPSLGAGPAGTEPGTPAPPSPTSTPYFFRPMLESPQMFESPSSPPDSLSDQEGYQSSSGGSLSGSESPTLDTTRRLPIFSRLSISDD from the exons ATGACCACACCCGTGGGGTCGCCTTTCTTCGACTTTGAAGTTATGAACAAG AACCATAAACTGCTCAACTACAACAACAACCTGGGTGCCCCTCATCCCCTGTCTGTCCCTTGCACTGGCACCAATGTGCCCATCTCCAACCCCGCCGGAGCCCTGCTGGACAGGAAGGCGGTGGGGACTCCTTCCGTGGGAGGCGTATACCAGCGGCGGCACTCTGTCAGCAGCACAAAGTTCAACCAGAACCACAACCAGTTCCTGAACAGCCTGAAGGCAGCAGACCATGCCTCGCTCATCTCAGGGGTCGGCAACGCCAGCAACAACAAGGAGAACCGCCTCCGAGACCGCTCTTTCTCTGAGACAGGCGAGAGGCTGTTACACAAGTGCCTGGGGCCGGCCAGTCCCACCACTAGCGGTAGCGGCAACAGCCAGGTGAACTCCAGCCGCTACAAGACCGAGCTGTGCCGGCCCTTCGAGGAGAATGGCGCCTGCAAGTATGGCGACAAGTGCCAGTTTGCTCACGGAATCCATGAACTGCGCAGCCTGAGCCGCCATCCCAAATACAAAACGGAGCTGTGCCGCACTTTCCACACCATTGGCTTCTGCCCCTATGGGCCGCGCTGCCACTTCATTCACAACGCAGAGGAGCGCCGCGggcctcctccactctcctcctccaACAAGATGGAGCGGCCCCGGCTCCAGCACAGCTACAGCTTTGCAGGGTTCCCCAGTTCGGGCGGCCTAAGGGACAGCCCCACCTCAGTCACCCCTCCGCCCATGTTCTTCCCTGACGAGGTCCCGGAGTGGCCCAGCAGCAACCCTTTCACATATTCCAGCCAGGAGCTGGCCAATCTGTTTGGGCCAAGCCTTGGTGCCGGGCCTGCCGGCACAGAGCCTGGTACCCCCGCACCTCCCTCGCCGACAAGCACCCCATACTTCTTCAGGCCCATGCTGGAGTCCCCTCAGATGTTCGAGTCTCCGTCCAGCCCACCCGACTCCCTGTCGGACCAGGAGGGCTACCAGAGCAGCTCCGGAGGCAGCCTGAGTGGCTCCGAGTCCCCAACCCTCGACACCACCCGCCGCCTTCCCATCTTCAGCCGTCTCTCCATCTCTGACGACTAG